The Pyricularia oryzae 70-15 chromosome 5, whole genome shotgun sequence genome includes a region encoding these proteins:
- a CDS encoding DNA polymerase subunit alpha B yields MADPIVEELNERFAPGGKPLEVDVMGELQSIMRLHLLSPQDLFFKWESYCIKMDMDEMRPKYDTIRGFKQDLQDALERNNRSQAAHVKTEKRMGATPRAGGKGAGGDVFGMLDGLVPSTPGTSKLNKSGSARRKNMETPSMSRVKSEHPASSPSTLERQLDSLGALTPSSFNDRANPGEIIEVLNNQLPAAEPPIAPFSESRIKLTAASDLKKLGYRPMAMKLSEASEILDDRIEEFTNFVMQHHNLDESAFGSAANQSTSEIICVGRIASDTSEGRLNAASLVLETSRRSGGGLRAPLNLQKLPGYQFFPGQIVALRGTNASGHEFNVSEVLQIPLLPNAASTPEALEAHRQRLQGGPDAMDSDSDPMPLNVMFASGPYSADDNLDFEPLHTICNQAADTYADALVLTGPFIDIDHPLIAAGDFDLPEDANIDPDQATMATLFKYMISPALNQLAASNPQVTILLIPSVRDAIDKHVSWPQDAFPRKDLGLPKAAKIVGNPMTFSINETLVGISSQDVLYQLQGGVLAGGKAPDGMDRLSRLARNVIEQRHYFPLFPPMDRSKLPKTGTAEELALGSVLDVSYLKLGEMVNVRPDVLVLPSAMPPFARVVESVLIINSGYLSKRRGPGTYARMTLYPPKVPQEGTPHGVVGHSVYERARVEITRI; encoded by the exons ATGGCTGACCCAATCGTGGAGGAGCTTAATGAGCGCTTCGCACCCGGTGGCAAACCCCTTGAGGTCGACGTCATGGGCGAGCTCCAGTCCATAATGCGACTGCACCTACTGTCCCCGCAGGACCTCTTCTTCAAATGGGAGTCTTACTGCATCAAGATGGACATGGATGAGATGCGCCCCAAGTACGACACCATCCGCGGGTTCAAGCAGGATTTGCAAGACGCCTTGGAGCGCAACAACCGATCACAAGCCGCCCACGTTAAGACCGAGAAGCGTATGGGTGCTACTCCTCGAGCCGGTGGAAAGGGGGCAGGAGGCGACGTGTTTGGCAT GCTGGACGGGCTTGTTCCAAGCACCCCCGGGACGAGTAAGTTGAACAAGTCGGGCTCGGCCAGGAGAAAGAACATGGAGACACCTTCCATGTCAAGAGTAAAATCAGAACACCCTGCCAGCTCTCCATCAACACTAGAGCGTCAGCTGGACTCACTCGGTGCCTTGAC TCCAAGCTCGTTCAATGACAGAGCCAACCCGGGCGAGATAATCGAAGTACTCAATAACCAACTACCTGCTGCCGAACCTCCGATCGCCCCCTTTAGCGAGTCGCGCATCAAGCTCACCGCAGCTTCGGACCTCAAGAAGCTCGGATACCGGCCTATGGCCATGAAGCTCTCCGAAGCTTCCGAGATCTTGGATGACCGAATAGAAGAATTTACAAATTTTGTCATGCAGCACCACAACCTGGATGAATCTGCTTTTGGCAGTGCAGCAAATCAGAGCACATCAGAAATTATATGCGTGGGACGCATAGCTTCGGACACGTCAGAAGGCAGGCTCAACGCCGCCTCGCTGGTTTTGGAGACATCACGACGAAGTGGAGGCGGGCTTAGAGCCCCCTTGAACCTGCAGAAACTCCCCGGATACCAGTTCTTCCCCGGCCAAATAGTGGCTCTCAGGGGTACCAACGCCTCAGGACACGAGTTCAACGTATCCGAGGTTCTTCAGATCCCGCTGCTACCCAATGCAGCATCAACACCAGAAGCCTTGGAGGCGCATCGACAAAGGTTACAAGGCGGCCCTGATGCCATGGACTCAGATAGTGACCCGATGCCCCTAAATGTCATGTTCGCCTCGGGGCCATATTCAGCAGACGACAACCTCGACTTTGAGCCACTTCATACTATTTGCAACCAGGCCGCCGACACATATGCCGATGCCCTGGTGCTTACAGGGCCTTTTATTGACATTGATCATCCGCTGATAGCAGCTGGTGACTTTGATCTTCCAGAAGATGCGAACATCGACCCTGACCAAGCCACCATGGCAACGCTTTTCAAGTACATGATATCGCCAGCCCTCAACCAACTTGCGGCTTCCAACCCCCAAGTAACAATTCTTCTCATACCCTCTGTGCGAGATGCTATAGACAAGCACGTTTCGTGGCCCCAAGACGCCTTCCCAAGGAAGGACCTCGGTCTTCCCAAGGCAGCTAAAATTGTGGGCAATCCAATGACCTTCTCCATCAATGAGACCTTGGTCGGTATATCATCACAGGACGTGCTCTATCAGCTCCAGGGCGGCGTGCTAGCGGGTGGTAAGGCTCCCGACGGGATGGACAGGCTGTCACGTCTGGCGAGGAACGTTATCGAGCAACGCCATTATTTCCCTCTGTTCCCTCCCATGGACAGGTCAAAACTCCCAAAGACAGGCACCGCTGAAGAATTGGCACTGGGCTCAGTGCTGGACGTGAGCTACCTCAAGCTGGGAGAAATGGTCAATGTGCGCCCTGATGTGCTAGTGCTGCCTAGTGCAATGCCTCCGTTTGCTCGG GTTGTGGAAAGCGTGCTCATAATCAATTCTGGATATTTATCCAAGAGGCGTGGTCCAGGAACATATGCGCGCATGACTTTGTATCCTCCCAAGGTTCCACAGGAGGGAACACCACATGGAGTCGTGGGACATAGTGTATATGAACGTGCAAGGGTTGAGATAACGAGGATATAG
- a CDS encoding DNA mismatch repair protein msh6, with product MAGTSATARTPAKPTPAKKATPAASTGKQASILGFFAKSGTPSASSKLPTRSSEPNSSPCLKETTKSNTLARNKHPRENITPVPSSDAIEPSSSQENRDASTIKRAVNNLVIASSSPVKKVKKVVNYAESSDEDEDVFTALNTRQSQRRRARPTLKDEDDDDDDDGDDFRPEPDAAMADDDDDDMADFVVSDDSDSGSRPKKRKRANTKSGPPRKRNAASSSPVKEATRDVEDDDEVLGDVPQTSTAQQWRYDPENPAPPPTKTKDSSAHSSTQKSKPKTKEKACKKEPEDRYPWLAKIQDMDRHSPDHPDFDKSTIFIPPMAWNKFSPFEKQYWEIKQKLWDTVVFFKKGKFYELYENDATIGHQLFDLKLTDRVNMRMVGVPEASLDIWVNQFVAKGYKVARVDQMESALGKEMRERGGDKKNKKEDKIIRRELACILTGGTLVEGSMLQDDMATFCVAIKESTINNHPAFGIAFVDAATGQFFISQFEDDVDLTKFETFVAQTSPRELLLEKSNISTKALRILKNNTSPTTIWNYLKPDSEFLDPETTRRELSCGDYFKVADGGDETEVWPEALDKSRDKDLLMSAMGALVHYLRVLKLERSLLSQGNFEWYNPIHRDGTLVLDGQSLINLEVFSNSVNGGPEGTLFNLLNRCITPFGKRLFRQWVCHPLCNIKKINERLDAVDMLNADRSILEQFSSLMSKMPDLERLISRIHAGVCKAEDFVRVLEGFEQIEYAMSMLSAFGGGNGLVDRLISSMLDLKEPLTFWKSAFDRKKVRDEKLLIPERGIEEDFDESADNIVRIKKDLQSLLDKQKAALKCKSLKFTDVGKEIYQIEAPKSTKVPKDWRQMSATSAVKRYYFRELDELVRELQEAEETHSQIVKDVAARFFKRFDVDYAIWIQAIRIISQLDCLICLAKASSSLGEPSCRPTFVDHERSVVEFEELRHPCMLNTVDDFIPNDIKLGGDDANINLLTGANAAGKSTVLRMSCIAVIMAQIGCYVPAVSARLTPVDRIMSRLGANDNIFAAQSTFFVELSETKKILSEATPRSLVILDELGRGTSSYDGVAVAQAVLHHVASHIGCVGFFATHYHSLATEFENHPEIRAKRMQIQVDDAKRRVTFLYRLEDGVAEGSFGMHCAAMCGISDRVIERAEVAAKEWEHTSRLKESLDRAKTGCYIPLGILSDVASLLRDDDEQEYEVKDRGIDVLLRAIEQL from the exons ATGGCGGGAACCAGCGCCACTGCCCGGACTCCAGCAAAACCTACGCCTGCAAAGAAGGCCACTCCGGCTGCTTCCAccggcaagcaagcaagtatTTTGGGCTTCTTTGCCAAGTCCGGAACTCCTTCAGCATCCTCGAAGCTTCCTACACGTTCCTCCGAACCAAACTCTTCGCCATGCCTCAAAGAGACCACCAAATCCAACACCCTCGCCAGAAATAAGCACCCGCGCGAGAACATCACACCAGTGCCAAGCAGCGATGCCATTGAGCCCAGCAGCTCGCAGGAGAACAGAGATGCTTCGACAATCAAGCGAGCAGTCAACAACTTGGTCATTGCTAGCAGCAGTCCAGTCAAGAAG GTCAAGAAGGTTGTTAACTACGCCGAGTCTTCtgacgaggatgaagatgTATTCACCGCATTAAACACAAGACAAAGTCAACGTCGTCGAGCCCGCCCTACGCTgaaggacgaggatgacgacgacgacgacgatggggACGACTTTAGGCCTGAACCTGATGCAGCGATGgctgatgacgatgacg ATGATATGGCGGACTTCGTCGTTTCGGACGACTCTGACTCGGGTTCCAGGccgaagaagagaaaaagggCCAACACCAAGAGCGGGCCACCAAGGAAACGGAATGCTGCGTCATCTTCACCAGTCAAGGAGGCTACTAGAGATGTCgaagatgatgatgaggTGCTTGGGGATGTTCCTCAAACGTCGACCGCTCAACAGTGGCGCTACGACCCAGAAAACCCAGCTCCTCCTCCCACAAAGACAAAGGACTCATCGGCGCACTCCTCCACCCAGAAGAGCAAGCCCaaaacaaaggaaaaggCGTGCAAGAAGGAACCAGAGGACCGGTATCCGTGGCTTGCTAAGATCCAGGATATGGACCGGCACTCACCTGACCACCCCGACTTTGACAAGTCTACCATCTTCATACCACCGATGGCATGGAACAAGTTTTCCCCGTTTGAGAAGCAGTACTGGGAAATCAAGCAGAAACTCTGGGATACAGTCGTATTCTTCAAGAAGGGCAAATTCTATGAGCTTTACGAGAATGATGCTACAATCGGCCACCAGCTCTTTGACTTGAAGCTTACTGACCGAGTCAACATGCGCATGGTGGGTGTCCCTGAAGCCTCTCTCGACATTTGGGTCAACCAATTTGTGGCCAAAGGTTACAAGGTTGCTCGTGTTGATCAGATGGAGTCTGCCCTCGGCAAGGAGATGCGCGAGCGGGGAGGcgacaagaagaacaaaaaggaaGACAAGATCATCCGGCGAGAGCTGGCTTGCATTCTCACTGGAGGAACTTTAGTCGAGGGTAGCATGCTCCAGGATGACATGGCAACCTTTTGCGTGGCCATCAAGGAGTCCAccatcaacaaccaccctGCTTTCGGCATCGCCTTTGTGGATGCAGCAACTGGCCAGTTTTTTATTTCTCAGTTCGAGGATGACGTCGACTTGACCAAGTTTGAGACTTTTGTCGCCCAAACCTCACCACGGGAGCTTCTCCTGGAAAAGTCAAACATCTCTACCAAGGCGTTGAGGATACTCAAGAACAACACTTCTCCGACGACTATCTGGAACTATCTAAAGCCGGACTCGGAGTTTTTGGATCCTGAAACTACGAGGCGAGAATTGAGCTGCGGTGACTACTTCAAGGTGGCTGATGGTGGGGACGAGACTGAGGTTTGGCCCGAGGCACTGGACAAGTCGCGAGACAAGGACCTCTTGATGTCTGCCATGGGTGCTCTGGTCCACTATCTTCGAGTATTAAAGCTAGAGCGCAGTCTCCTGTCCCAAGGGAACTTTGAGTGGTACAACCCAATTCACCGGGACGGAACACTCGTCCTGGACGGGCAGTCGCTCATAAACCTCGAGGTGTTTTCAAACAGTGTGAATGGCGGTCCGGAAGGCACACTCTTCAACCTGCTTAACCGATGCATCACACCCTTCGGTAAGCGACTGTTCCGCCAGTGGGTTTGCCATCCGCTCTGCAACATAAAAAAGATCAACGAACGCCTCGATGCGGTCGACATGCTCAACGCCGACCGTAGCATCCTGGAGCAGTTTTCTTCGCTCATGTCTAAGATGCCTGATTTGGAACGGCTGATATCTAGGATCCATGCTGGCGTGTGCAAAGCTGAGGACTTTGTTCGCGTCCTCGAGGGGTTTGAGCAGATAGAGTATGCCATGTCTATGCTTAGTGCGTTTGGCGGTGGCAACGGACTGGTGGACCGCTTGATTTCCTCGATGCTTGATCTGAAGGAGCCTTTGACATTCTGGAAGAGTGCTTTTGATCGCAAAAAGGTACGCGACGAGAAGTTGCTCATACCGGAACGAGGAATCGAAGAAGACTTTGACGAAAGCGCCGACAATATCGTGCGCATCAAGAAAGATCTGCAGTCATTGCTTGACAAGCAGAAGGCGGCCTTGAAGTGCAAGAGCCTCAAGTTCACCGACGTCGGCAAAGAGATCTACCAAATCGAGGCACCTAAATCCACAAAGGTGCCCAAGGACTGGAGGCAGATGTCGGCTACATCCGCTGTCAAGCGCTACTATTTCCGTGAGTTGGACGAGCTGGTTCGTGAGCTGCAAGAGGCCGAAGAAACACACTCCCAGATAGTCAAGGACGTTGCTGCTCGCTTCTTCAAGCGGTTCGACGTTGATTATGCGATATGGATCCAGGCCATCCGCATCATCTCGCAACTCGACTGCCTGATCTGCCTGGCCAAAGCTTCGTCGTCTTTGGGCGAGCCGAGCTGCAGACCTACCTTTGTTGACCATGAGCGTAGCGTGGTGGAGTTTGAAGAGCTCCGCCATCCTTGCATGCTTAACACTGTCGACGATTTTATACCGAACGATATCAAGTTGGGCGGTGATGATGCCAACATCAATCTGCTTACTGGAGCAAACGCCGCCGGAAAGTCTACGGTTCTCCGAATG TCCTGTATTGCCGTCATAATGGCCCAGATTGGGTGCTACGTGCCGGCGGTTTCAGCTCGGCTCACCCCTGTGGACCGTATCATGTCCAGACTCGGGGCAAACGACAACATCTTTGCTGCACAGTCTACGTTCTTCGTCGAATTATCTGAGACCAAGAAGATCCTGTCTGAAGCCACACCCCGCTCTCTTGTCATTCTTGACGAGCTTGGACGTGGTACTTCCTCTTACGATGGCGTGGCCGTGGCCCAGGCGGTGCTGCACCATGTAGCGTCGCATATTGGCTGTGTTGGCTTCTTTGCAACGCATTACCACTCGCTCGCGACCGAATTCGAGAACCACCCGGAGATTAGAGCCAAGCGAATGCAAATCCAGGTGGACGACGCCAAGCGCCGGGTGACGTTCCTGTACCGGCTTGAGGACGGTGTCGCCGAGGGCTCCTTCGGTATGCACTGCGCCGCCATGTGCGGCATCAGCGACCGCGTCATTGAGCGGGCCGAAGTTGCTGCCAAGGAGTGGGAGCACACAAGCCGGCTCAAGGAGAGTCTCGACAGAGCCAAGACAGGCTGTTACATACCGCTTGGTATTTTGAGTGATGTGGCGAGCCTGCTTCGGGATGATGATGAGCAGGAATATGAAGTGAAGGATAGGGGAATCGATGTCCTTTTGAGGGCGATTGAACAGCTGTGA
- a CDS encoding MAS3 protein encodes MLSQTLFFAALAALANAHSVILNAQGEQGSPASVGFKVIPEIARNCVSISPCQQDTPIIREAEIKANIANFCGRTQLNGNIDAGEESENALAAKKVTAVKPGTVISMTIHQVNADGAGPYICDLDEASNVGANLKNLSVTDNVPGANGLSQVRAQQFVMKITMPQDLNCIGGSTGNLCTVRCRNTAQAGPFGGCIAVQQADKKGNVNTPQNIKTASSKKANEAQTKQNNKDLKDANAFLAKQNSAEGKKQLAEVESIAPEKIVKADFPSINTNGGIEENGAGGAAKNNNNNAKNKNNNKNNAKNKNNKNRRSLGRFAKIFNA; translated from the exons ATGCTCTCCCAGACACTCTTCTTTGCCGCCCTGGCCGCTCTGGCCAACGCTCACTCGGTCATCCTCAACGCCCAAGGTGAGCAGGGCTCTCCTGCCTCGGTCGGCTTCAAGGTAATTCCTGAGATCGCCCGTAATTGCGTAAGCATCAGCCCTTGCCAGCAGGACACCCCCATCATCAGGGAGGCCGAGATCAAGGCCAACATCGCCA ACTTCTGCGGTAGGACGCAGCTGAACGGCAACATCGATGCGGGTGAGGAGAGCGAGAACGCTCTCGCCGCCAAGAAGGTCACCGCGGTCAAGCCTGGTACCGTGATCTCCATGACCATCCACCAGGTCAACGCCGACGGCGCCGGACCTTACATCTGCGATCTGGACGAGGCCAGCAACGTCGGTGCAAACCTCAAGAACCTGAGCGTCACGGACAACGTCCCCGGCGCCAACGGTCTGTCCCAGGTCCGCGCCCAGCAGTTCGTCATGAAGATCACCATGCCCCAGGACCTCAACTGCATCGGCGGTTCCACCGGAAACCTCTGCACCGTCCGCTGCCGCAACACCGCCCAGGCCGGTCCCTTCGGTGGCTGCATCGCCGTCCAACAGGCCGACAAGAAGGGCAACGTCAACACCCCCCAGAACATCAAGACCGCCAGCAGTAAGAAGGCCAACGAGGCTCAGACCAAGCAGAACAACAAGGACCTCAAGGATGCCAACGCATTCCTCGCTAAGCAGAATTCCGCCGAGGGAAAGAAGCAACTCGCCGAGGTCGAGTCCATCGCCCCCGAGAAAATTGTCAAGGCGGACTTCCCCTCCATCAACACCAACGGTGGCATCGAGGAGAAcggcgctggcggcgctgccaagaacaacaacaacaacgccaagaacaagaacaacaacaagaacaacgccaagaacaagaacaacAAGAACCGCCGCAGCCTTGGCCGCTTCGCCAAGATCTTCAACGCTTAG
- a CDS encoding IKS protein kinase: MSLIPYHSSEDREIVLRHDNALVVRDRTSRRLEIRRITECPTCHQSLHPVSSGDRPFDVPPGNNHHDPYFVSPNYFRLLQAGHDIEPQSDQDDHHAHRHDRPPSSPVKRLVHRVPHVEPDTEDGAEFVSSTSSVKEGARIRRNAFSPNYFRDFFVEERELGRGGKGVVLLVRHQLDGVQLGNYACKRVPVGDDHAWLEKVLIEVELLANLTHPNLVAYKHVWLEEVTLNRFGPQVACAFILQQYCNGGDLHQYVVGQKPKETTKEQLKAQMRRRSKGQTERPQGLTSHRRLHFDEIYSIFKDITSGLVYLHESNYIHRDLKPSNCLLHRQGKQMTCLISDFGEVQQEQALRNSTGSTGTISWCAPEVLVKDRQGRYGNFTTKSDVFSMGMILYFLCFGRLPYQNANMVQEELEDVEMLRAEIKEWKGYQYERRERPDLPDKVYLLLKKLLSVLPEERPSAAEVLRIISNESNLDAVPRGARGSTPNMMPTGRVRNLDSPMPPSTPVNEPVNRFARPRSSSSVDDRESVSAMGDVNDSPQPTTRNSIEKINIPTTPRMRPTLAAAHSDHEISHESPSHSQADNDYQANTPTTMPLLMPPATTKMEQARHRIVVVRHQMARFLMYNGDTVAFIFRLGLFLVKVATLTRPCWPYVISSEVGAPLVAMAGMDLGIPTTASSVGMGSRYRPGRPVPISGASRWRWDWRVSIFLFCLHFVALWAVSRWGNMCYHVHSATATWHSAE; the protein is encoded by the exons ATGTCACTAATTCCATATCATTCTTCAGAGGATCGTGAAATTGTTCT GCGTCACGACAATGCCCTGGTCGTCCGCGATAGGACGTCCCGACGACTGGAAATCAGACGAATCACTGAGTGTCCTACCTGCCACCAGTCCCTCCACCCTGTATCGTCCGGCGATCGCCCGTTTGACGTGCCCCCGGGCAACAACCATCACGATCCCTACTTCGTAAGCCCAAACTACTTCCGCCTGTTGCAGGCAGGCCACGACATTGAACCCCAGAGCGATCAAGACGATCACCATGCTCACCGCCACGATCGCCCGCCCTCGAGCCCGGTAAAACGTCTGGTTCACCGGGTCCCTCACGTGGAGCCCGATACCGAAGATGGCGCAGAGTTCGTGTCGAGTACATCTTCCGTGAAGGAGGGCGCTCGCATCCGGAGGAACGCCTTCAGTCCGAATTACTTTCGCGATTTCTTTGTCGAGGAGCGCGAGCTTGGCAGGGGTGGCAAGGGTGTTGTTCTGCTCGTCCGCCATCAGCTCGACGGTGTCCAGCTTGGCAACTACGCCTGCAAGCGAGTTCCCGTGGGTGACGACCATGCTTGGCTTGAAAAGGTGCTCATCGAGGTCGAGCTGTTGGCCAACCTCACCCATCCAAACCTAGTGGCCTACAAACACGTATGGCTGGAAGAGGTCACGCTGAATCGCTTCGGGCCGCAAGTCGCATGCGCCTTCATACTGCAGCAGTATTGTAACGGTGGAGACCTTCACCAATATGTCGTCGGCCAGAAGCCAAAGGAGACCACAAAGGAACAGCTCAAGGCACAGATGCGACGCCGATCAAAGGGGCAGACTGAGCGACCGCAAGGGCTCACTTCGCATCGGCGTCTTCACTTTGATGAGATTTATTCGATATTCAAAGACATCACATCGGGGCTTGTCTATCTGCATGAATCAAACTACATCCACAGAGACCTGAAACCCAGCAACTGTCTGCTCCACCGTCAAGGCAAACAAATGACCTGTCTCATCAGTGATTTTGGGGAGGTGCAGCAGGAACAAGCACTCAGGAATTCAACGGGCTCGACCGGTACGATTAGCTGGTGTGCCCCTGAAGTGCTGGTCAAAGATAGGCAAGGGAGGTACGGAAACTTCACGACCAAGTCGGACGTTTTCTCCATGGGCATGATTTTGTACTTTCTGTGTTTCGGTCGCTTGCCGTACCAAAATGCCAACATGGTACAGGAAGAGTTAGAGGACGTTGAGATGCTGCGCGCCGAAATCAAGGAATGGAAAGGATATCAGTATGAAAGGCGGGAGCGGCCTGATCTTCCGGATAAGGTTTACCTGTTGCTGAAGAAGTTACTGTCCGTACTCCCGGAGGAGCGTCCAAGTGCGGCTGAGGTGCTTCGGATTATTTCGAATGAATCAAACCTCGACGCAGTTCCTCGTGGGGCAAGGGGCAGCACGCCGAATATGATGCCTACAGGAAGAGTCCGCAACTTGGACTCTCCCATGCCCCCATCTACGCCTGTCAATG AACCCGTAAATCGATTTGCACGCCCCAGATCGTCATCTTCTGTTGACGATCGGGAATCGGTGTCGGCCATGGGAGACGTAAATGATTCACCTCAGCCGACAACTAGGAATAGCATCGAGAAAATCAATATACCAACGACACCCCGAATGCGACCAACCCTTGCCGCCGCGCACAGCGATCATGAAATTTCACATGAGTCACCGTCGCACTCGCAAGCCGACAATGACTATCAAGCTAACACACCCACAACGATGCCGCTACTGATGCCGCCGGCCACAACCAAGATGGAACAAGCAAGGCATCGCATCGTTGTAGTTCGTCATCAAATGGCTCGGTTCCTCATGTACAATGGTGACACGGTAGCATTCATCTTTCGCCTAGGGCTGTTTCTGGTCAAGGTAGCGACTCTGACAAGACCGTGCTGGCCATACGTGATAAGCTCCGAGGTGGGTGCGCCTCTTGTAGCCATGGCCGGCATGGACCTTGGCATCCCGACCACTGCCAGCAGCGTAGGGATGGGGTCGCGGTACCGCCCTGGGAGGCCAGTGCCAATATCCGGAGCCTCGCGCTGGAGGTGGGATTGGAGGGTTAGCATTTTCCTGTTTTGTCTTCACTTTGTTGCTCTGTGGGCGGTATCCCGCTGGGGAAATATGTGCTATCATGTTCATAGCGCTACGGCGACCTGGCATAGTGCTGAATGA
- a CDS encoding rhamnolipids biosynthesis 3-oxoacyl-[acyl-carrier-protein] reductase, protein MDITKLFDVKGKVVLVTGGAKGIGRMISEGYVANGAKVYISSRDAASCEKVAAELTAKGPGSAVALPANLQSLEECTKLASDLAAREPRLHVLVNNSGATWGASLEEHPDHAWTKLLTLNLQRVFTLTQQLLPLLEKAATPADPARVINIGSIDALRVPVLANFAYAASKAGLHHLSRTLAVELGKRHITSNTLACGPFPSKMMAATLDAAGDAIREASPLGRIGQPEDVAGACLWLSSQAGAFVNGATIPLDGGISLVSKM, encoded by the exons ATGGATATCACCAAGCTCTTCGACGTCAAG GGGAAAGTCGTTCTCGTCACCGGAGGGGCCAAAGGCATCGGAAGGATGATTTCTGAAG GCTACGTCGCCAACGGTGCCAAGGTTTACATCTCATCCAGAGACGCGGCATCGTGCGAAAAGGTCGCAGCAGAGCTCACAGCCAAGGGGCCTGGGTCCGCCGTGGCCCTGCCGGCGAACCTGCAGTCCCTCGAGGAGTGCACCAAGCTGGCCTCCGACCTGGCGGCGCGCGAGCCTCGCCTCCACGTCCTCGTCAACAACTCCGGAGCCACCTGGGGCGCATCTCTAGAGGAGCACCCGGACCACGCATGGACCAAGCTCCTCACGTTGAACCTGCAGCGCGTCTTCACGCTGACGCAGCAGCTCCTTCCGCTGCTGGAGAAGGCGGCCACCCCGGCGGACCCGGCGCGCGTGATCAACATCGGGTCCATTGACGCCCTTCGCGTGCCCGTGCTGGCAAACTTTGCCTACGCCGCCAGCAAGGCCGGCCTGCACCACCTGAGCCGCACGCTGGCCGTTGAGCTGGGCAAGAGGCACATCACCAGCAACACGCTCGCCTGCGGGCCGTTTCCTAGCAAGATGATGGCGGCGACGCTGGACGCGGCTGGAGATGCCATCAGGGAGGCTTCGCCCTTGGGCAGGATCGGGCAGCCCGAGGACGTTGCCGGTGCATGTCTTTGGCTGTCGAGCCAAGCTGG GGCATTTGTGAACGGGGCTACAATCCCGTTGGATGGAGGCATTTCTTTGGTGTCCAAGATGTGA